A genomic segment from Stegostoma tigrinum isolate sSteTig4 chromosome 1, sSteTig4.hap1, whole genome shotgun sequence encodes:
- the LOC125459085 gene encoding C2 calcium-dependent domain-containing protein 4A-like — protein MVSTPSYISFKANIGSMLPWANHSNTKPATADKSRRSQSSKDIFSVMVTPDRIPKFFIPPLDVHLQRERGQRAQRGSSAPDLLLSAREEGSKSPSSERSCSEPNVAREGLQKRPSCGGQAAGDHSDPPTRAAMSLPHLQKITTPYGFPALGEVPHINRKESLFFEDDVAEVRSRRKRSAVLDRRNCVRFNDRGGREEQRPSSPGCCEPIAERSPQTSPYPRFVKDKSKFQLLIKKHLNNIKRMRSTRTLGRLADRILSRPSA, from the coding sequence ATGGTATCCACGCCTTCCTACATCTCCTTCAAAGCTAACATAGGAAGCATGCTGCCCTGGGCCAATCATTCAAACACCAAACCTGCCACAGCAGACAAAAGCCGGCGCTCCCAAAGCTCCAAAGACATCTTCAGCGTGATGGTAACTCCCGACCGTATCCCTAAGTTCTTCATCCCGCCTTTGGACGTTCACCTTCAGCGGGAGCGGGGTCAGAGGGCTCAGAGAGGCTCCTCGGCACCAGACCTGCTGCTCTCAGCCCGAGAGGAAGGCTCGAAAAGCCCCAGCTCCGAGAGGAGCTGCTCCGAACCCAATGTGGCCAGGGAGGGTCTTCAGAAGAGGCccagctgcggggggcaagctgCTGGCGACCATTCCGACCCCCCAACACGCGCTGCCATGTCCCTGCCCCACCTGCAGAAAATCACCACCCCTTACGGCTTCCCGGCCCTCGGAGAGGTCCCTCACATTAATAGGAAGGAGTCACTTTTCTTTGAAGACGACGTGGCGGAGGTGAGGAGCAGAAGGAAGAGGAGCGCGGTGCTGGACAGAAGAAACTGTGTTAGGTTTAATGACCGCGGGGGACGTGAGGAGCAGAGACCCAGCAGCCCGGGATGCTGTGAACCCATCGCCGAGCGCAGTCCTCAGACCAGCCCCTATCCCAGGTTCGTGAAAGACAAGAGCAAGTTCCAACTCCTCATCAAGAAGCACCTCAACAACATAAAGCGCATGAGGTCTACTCGAACCTTGGGCCGCTTGGCGGATCGGATTCTGAGCCGTCCCAGTGCGTGA